The following coding sequences lie in one Sedimentibacter sp. MB35-C1 genomic window:
- the ilvN gene encoding acetolactate synthase small subunit produces the protein MNNEKVILSILVENYSGTLSKVAGLFTRRGYNIDSLNVAETQDSGISRITVAVTGDSYIIEQITKQLHKLINVIKITNLSKEDSVQRELMMVKVNSGTKRGEIIQIVDIFRASIIDVSKKTMIISISGDEEKNNAFFELLKPYGILEMTRTGPTALERG, from the coding sequence ATGAATAATGAAAAAGTTATTTTATCAATCCTCGTAGAAAACTATTCCGGAACTCTCAGTAAAGTAGCAGGTCTTTTCACCAGAAGAGGCTACAATATTGACAGCCTGAACGTAGCTGAAACTCAGGATTCCGGCATTTCAAGAATTACAGTTGCCGTTACCGGTGACAGCTATATTATAGAGCAAATCACAAAGCAGCTTCACAAGCTCATAAATGTAATCAAAATAACCAATTTGTCAAAAGAGGATTCCGTACAAAGGGAACTGATGATGGTAAAAGTTAATTCAGGGACAAAGCGTGGGGAAATCATACAGATTGTTGATATATTCAGAGCCAGCATAATTGATGTGAGCAAAAAAACAATGATTATATCAATATCCGGTGATGAGGAAAAGAACAATGCCTTCTTTGAACTGCTGAAGCCATATGGAATTCTTGAAATGACAAGGACGGGTCCCACAGCTTTAGAAAGAGGATAA